GTACCTCCCACGCATTCGTTAGAAACGAATTCCGAGGTTAGACCGCTCTGTCCAGCGGCGGGTTTCCCTCGGATCTCACGAATCGTGAGCTGCGCGGATATATACCTGAGATCCCTTAAACGCTTACCGGTGACTTGATGTTGATCCCGATCTTCGGAGGCGCCAGCAACGTGTTGTGAATCAGGCACCTGTGAACGGAATCTTCAACTCCCGCCCGATGTTTCTCGTCCAATTCCACTGGAATGTCTACTTCAATCTTGAAATCGTCGAGCCGGGCCGGACCCTTCACCTTCTCTGCCGTGATCCGTACCTTCGTGCCTTCCGATGCCAACCCATGCTTCTTCAGATAGGCTGCCGCATAGAACGCCGCGCACGACCCTAAAGACGCCAACATCAATTCCGGAGGCGTCATTCCTTCGTCATAACCGCCGTTGTCCGCCGGTTGATCACTCACAATCACGTGCTGGCGGGCCTTGATCTCGAATTGCACTGCGCCAAGATGTTCAATCAAGACTTCCATTGCAAGACTCCCTTATGAATTCCCTTCGTCTGAATAAATGCATTCCTCTTAGATTCGTTACATTCACGTTAAGCAATCTTTCAAACCTTCGTCTGTGACGCACTACACCCCGTTTCGGGCTATTTTGCCCAGCATTTGCCCTTCCTCTCTGCTAATCTTTCCTCATGACCCGAGCTCCCAGCTTTTGTGGTGTCATCCTTGCCGCTGGCGACTCCACCCGCATGGGAAGCCCCAAGGCTCTCCTTCCCTGGCGCCGCGGGACATTTCTCAGCGGAACCATTCGCGCCCTGACCGGCTTCACCGATCTGGTCATCGTCGTCGCCGGATCGAATGCCGAGATCCTCCGTCCTGTTGCCGACGCGGAAGCCGCTTACCTCATCCCGAATCCGCAGCCCGAGCGCGGTCAGTTCAGTTCCCTCCAGGTCGGTCTTCAGGAGGTCTTAAACCGTGGCCGCGACGCCGCCATCATCACCCTCGTAGATCGGCCTCCCTGCGCCACCCAAACGGTGTCCCTGCTCCAGCAGGAGTTCCTTGCCCGTATCGCCCGCGATGTCTGGGCCGTCGTCCCCGAATACCAGGGCCAGCACGGTCATCCTTATGTCATCGGTCGCGAAATGATCGGCAAGTTTCTTGATGCCCCTGCGAGTGCGACCGCTCGCGATATCCAGCACGCCAACCAGGCTCACATTGATTACATTGCGGTGACAGATCCATTCGTCATCGCCAATGTCGACACCCCGGAGGACTACCAGCGCCTCCTGGCCAATACCCCGGAGACCTCTGTTTCACGATGACCCAGCCCGTTACTTCGCTTTCAGCCGCCGCCGAACAGTTCATTGAATCCATCATCCGCCAGCGCCCTCGCCTCGCTGTCTTCGACTGCGACGGCACTCTTTGGAAAGCCGACTCCGGCGAACGCTTCTTCTATTGGGAAATGGAACGCGGACTCGTTTCCCGCGATGTCGCCGACAAAATGCGCGAGCGCTACGAACTTTATCGGCGCGGAATTGTCAGCGAGGAACAGATGTGCGGTGAGATGGTCACCATGCACAAGGGCATCTCTTGCGACGCTATCCAGCGCACAGCCGATGAGTTCTTCTCAACCGTTATCGCCCCCGGCATCTTCCCCGAAATGAAGGTGCTCACGCATCTGCTCATCGAGAACGACTGCGAACTGTGGGCCATCTCATCCACCAACGACTGGGTCGTCACCGCCGGCGTGCGCGAATTTGGAATTCCGCCAGAGCGCGTGCTTGCCGCCTGCGTTCACAAGAACGACGGCCATGCCACGGACCGCCTCATTCGCATGCCCTCCGGCGAAGGCAAGGCCGTTGCCATCCGCGAAGTCATCCGTCGTACCCCGGATGCCGCCTTCGGAAACTCCCGCTGGGACCAGGCCATGCTCGAATTATCCAAGCATCCATACGCTATCAATCCCAATCCAGATCTCGAGCAAATCGCCCGGGAACGCAACTGGACCGTCTACAAGCCTGAGTAGCTGCGAATCGGCACAGACACCAAATGTCTGTGCCGCACGCACCCTGTGGCTTTGGTAAACATTCCTTTTATCTTTAGGGATCTGTGTTTCAATAATCCGCGGAGATCGCCATGTCCGACACCCTCGTCGCACCTATACCCAACGCTGACCACTCCGAAATCGGCGGAGTTCAAACTGACACCGTGCGGACCGGCAAAGCCCGCGTCCGCCGCGTCATCTACCCGGCAGGTTTCCGCTGGTCAAAGAACATGAAGCCCATTACCGGCACCGACGTTTGCATGCACGCCCACGTGGGTTTTCTTGCACAGGGTCGCATTCACATGGAGTTTTCCGACGGCTGCGTCACCGAATTCATCGCCCCTCAGGTCGTCGTCATTGAACCCGGACACGATGGCTGGGTCGTCGGCAACGAACCCGCGGTCCTCATCGAGTTCGATTTCGAGCGCGATACTGTAAAAACCATCGGCCTGCCCGAAAAGCATCAGCACAAATAGAATCTGATTGTGTGAGGACCCCACCCTGTAGCAAGAAATGCGGCGTAAGGATGGGGTGTCTCAAACATGGCAGCAAGAACTCAAGTGCTATGGTACGTAGTTACGTACACTCGTCAGGAACGTCCCGCCATCGTACGTGCCTCCATACCTCTCAATGACTGGGGTCGCTCTCGGTGCCGAAATCGCATACGTCACGATAGCCGTCCCGGTACCACCAGGCGGGATATTTCCAATCGCGATTGGAAAGTCCGTAGAGACATAATGCCAGTCACTGCCCAGCGTCCACTTCCAACCCGTATCCACGCCAAATTTCGCCAGCGTCAACTTCACGTTCTGGGCGGTGCCGGTCCCGGTGTTCTTGATGAAGATCCATTTTGTGAAACTCGTGCCGTAAGGGCCTTCAAACTGGACCAGCCACGATCTCGCAGTCAGTTGTACAGTCCCAGGTACTGGTGGGATTCGGTAGTAGTGCACTCGTGCTTCCATAGCGACGTACGTGTAGTCCCAAACACCCTCATCATCAGGCGTCCATGTATTGGTCGCAGGTAGATTCAATTCATAACCGCCTGTGTTATTCACCAGCACCGTGATCTGATTTGGGCGATCCGCATACAGCGGGACACCTAAAGGTGCAGGCGACACCGGATACTCTCCGCTCCGATACTCCACTGGCTCTGGCGGAAGCACCGCATTCGGGTCGCAAACGCCCATCTGGAAAGTTCCCGCACCCGTTGCATATCCCGTCGCAAAGTGTCCAACCAATTGACCATTCACGTACACGGCTGCCTTGTCATCAACGTTGACTCGCTCCAGCCAGAACTCCAGCCCAATCGCATCCGGCGGAACGATGAACCAGTGTTTCGTGATCCAGAATCCCGTCCAGAAATACGGATTGAAACCAAGGATTCCCTTGGGGATTTCTGGTGAGAACTGAGGATTGCTCAGGTTATTTGTGATTCCAATCGCATTCAT
This region of Terriglobales bacterium genomic DNA includes:
- a CDS encoding OsmC family protein is translated as MEVLIEHLGAVQFEIKARQHVIVSDQPADNGGYDEGMTPPELMLASLGSCAAFYAAAYLKKHGLASEGTKVRITAEKVKGPARLDDFKIEVDIPVELDEKHRAGVEDSVHRCLIHNTLLAPPKIGINIKSPVSV
- a CDS encoding nucleotidyltransferase family protein, which codes for MTRAPSFCGVILAAGDSTRMGSPKALLPWRRGTFLSGTIRALTGFTDLVIVVAGSNAEILRPVADAEAAYLIPNPQPERGQFSSLQVGLQEVLNRGRDAAIITLVDRPPCATQTVSLLQQEFLARIARDVWAVVPEYQGQHGHPYVIGREMIGKFLDAPASATARDIQHANQAHIDYIAVTDPFVIANVDTPEDYQRLLANTPETSVSR
- a CDS encoding haloacid dehalogenase-like hydrolase, translating into MTQPVTSLSAAAEQFIESIIRQRPRLAVFDCDGTLWKADSGERFFYWEMERGLVSRDVADKMRERYELYRRGIVSEEQMCGEMVTMHKGISCDAIQRTADEFFSTVIAPGIFPEMKVLTHLLIENDCELWAISSTNDWVVTAGVREFGIPPERVLAACVHKNDGHATDRLIRMPSGEGKAVAIREVIRRTPDAAFGNSRWDQAMLELSKHPYAINPNPDLEQIARERNWTVYKPE